Proteins encoded together in one Microbacterium sp. zg-Y625 window:
- a CDS encoding cation diffusion facilitator family transporter, producing the protein MHDHAPARGIRGADNRRLLALSLTITSVVLVVQVVGALLSGSLALLADAGHMFTDAAALVIALVASTVAARPADDRATFGYQRAEVFGALANAVILLVLAGWIVVEAVGRLARPGPAEVAGGLMLAVAVLGLVANSVALWLLGAAQKRSINMRGAYLEVLGDLLGSAAVIVAAVVILLTGWTQADAVVSLLIAAMIVPRAVSLLREVASVLGETAPQGTQVAQIRRHIVATPGVVDVHDVHVWQLTRGAPVFTAHVVVDAACLADGRATGILTDLQTCLADHFDVAHSTFQLEPAGHIERDAHA; encoded by the coding sequence ATGCATGACCATGCGCCCGCTCGCGGCATCCGCGGCGCCGACAACCGGCGCCTGCTGGCGCTGTCGCTGACGATCACCTCGGTGGTGCTCGTCGTGCAGGTCGTGGGTGCGCTGCTGTCGGGGTCGCTGGCCCTGCTCGCCGACGCCGGACACATGTTCACCGACGCGGCGGCTCTCGTCATCGCGCTCGTCGCGAGCACCGTCGCCGCCCGCCCGGCCGACGACCGGGCGACGTTCGGGTATCAGCGTGCGGAGGTGTTCGGCGCGCTCGCCAACGCCGTGATCCTGCTGGTGCTCGCGGGATGGATCGTCGTCGAAGCCGTGGGACGTCTGGCGCGGCCCGGGCCGGCAGAAGTGGCGGGCGGGCTCATGCTGGCGGTCGCGGTGCTCGGGCTCGTCGCCAATAGTGTGGCGCTGTGGCTGCTCGGGGCGGCGCAGAAGCGCAGCATCAACATGCGGGGGGCCTACCTGGAGGTGCTCGGAGACCTGCTCGGCTCCGCGGCCGTGATCGTGGCCGCCGTGGTGATCCTGCTGACCGGGTGGACCCAGGCGGATGCCGTGGTGTCGCTGCTCATCGCGGCGATGATCGTGCCACGCGCGGTGTCACTGCTGCGCGAGGTCGCCTCGGTGCTTGGCGAGACCGCCCCGCAGGGCACCCAGGTGGCGCAGATCCGCCGCCACATCGTCGCGACGCCCGGCGTCGTCGATGTTCACGACGTGCACGTGTGGCAGTTGACGCGGGGGGCGCCGGTGTTCACCGCGCACGTCGTCGTCGACGCGGCATGCCTCGCGGACGGGCGCGCCACCGGCATCCTCACGGATTTGCAGACCTGCCTCGCGGATCACTTCGATGTCGCCCACTCGACCTTCCAGCTGGAGCCGGCGGGACACATCGAGCGCGACGCGCACGCGTGA
- a CDS encoding glycosyltransferase family 2 protein, which produces MDAIVRSAPAPAPARRVVRACELAVIIPAHNEADAIAGTLDALAWQTAVPRRFIVVADNCTDATGPIAAAHGADVMVTEGNRDRKAGALNQALASLGGAAPRFVLVLDADTRLAPEFIDAALRTLTADDALGAVSGLVVSEQPGRMLQQFQADDHVRYGTHIRATGRVSVVTGTASMFRTAALRDVAGQRGATLPGQRGDVYDRAAIIEDSELTLALKTCGWGLVAPEQCVWTTELTPTWGGLHSQRVRW; this is translated from the coding sequence ATGGACGCGATCGTGCGTTCCGCGCCCGCGCCCGCGCCCGCGCGGCGCGTGGTGCGCGCCTGCGAGCTGGCCGTCATCATCCCTGCCCACAACGAAGCGGACGCCATCGCCGGCACGTTGGACGCACTCGCCTGGCAGACTGCAGTACCGCGCCGCTTCATCGTCGTGGCGGACAACTGCACCGACGCGACCGGGCCCATCGCCGCCGCCCACGGCGCCGACGTCATGGTCACCGAGGGCAATAGAGACCGCAAGGCCGGAGCACTCAACCAGGCGCTGGCATCCCTGGGGGGCGCCGCGCCCCGGTTCGTGCTGGTCCTCGATGCCGACACCCGGCTCGCTCCGGAGTTCATCGACGCGGCCCTGAGGACGCTCACCGCGGACGACGCGCTCGGAGCCGTCAGCGGGCTGGTCGTCAGCGAGCAGCCGGGGCGGATGCTGCAGCAGTTCCAGGCCGACGATCACGTGCGCTACGGCACCCACATCCGGGCGACCGGACGGGTGAGCGTCGTCACCGGCACGGCGTCGATGTTCCGCACCGCCGCGCTCCGCGACGTCGCCGGCCAGCGCGGGGCGACGCTTCCCGGGCAGCGGGGCGACGTCTACGACCGCGCGGCGATCATCGAGGACTCCGAACTCACCCTGGCACTGAAGACGTGCGGCTGGGGCCTGGTCGCCCCCGAGCAGTGCGTGTGGACCACCGAGCTCACGCCCACGTGGGGAGGTCTGCACAGCCAGCGCGTCCGCTGGTAG
- a CDS encoding Ku protein has translation MRAIWKGALTFGLVNVPVKVYSATEDHDVPLHQVHNADGGRIRYQRKCEICGEVVAYADIDKAYDDGEQTVVLTADDIASLPSERSREIDVVEFVPSDQIDLLTLDKAYYLEPDSASPKAYVLLRKTLEQTDRTAIVRFALRQKTRLAALRVRGDVLVLQTLLWADEVREASFPALDESVRISAKELELSASLVESFASDFEPEDFSDEYQQELRTLIEAKLEKGDALDTSETFGEVEESDTGGEVIDLMAALRASVERSRAARGGSGSADADAAAPEKSDDAPAAKKAPAKKATAKKAPAKAAASQSAPAKKAPAKKAPAKKKAS, from the coding sequence ATGAGGGCTATCTGGAAAGGCGCGCTGACTTTCGGGCTCGTGAACGTGCCGGTGAAGGTCTATTCCGCCACCGAGGACCACGACGTGCCGCTGCATCAGGTGCACAACGCCGACGGCGGGCGTATCCGGTACCAGCGCAAGTGCGAGATCTGCGGCGAGGTCGTGGCCTATGCCGACATCGACAAGGCCTACGACGACGGCGAGCAGACGGTCGTGCTCACCGCCGATGACATCGCATCGCTGCCCTCCGAGCGCAGCCGCGAGATCGACGTGGTGGAGTTCGTCCCGAGCGACCAGATCGACCTGCTCACCCTCGACAAGGCGTACTACCTCGAACCCGACTCCGCCTCGCCCAAGGCCTACGTGCTGCTGCGGAAGACCCTCGAGCAGACCGACCGCACCGCGATCGTGCGCTTCGCGCTGCGGCAGAAGACCCGCCTGGCGGCCCTGCGGGTGCGAGGCGACGTGCTCGTGCTGCAGACGCTGCTGTGGGCCGATGAAGTACGCGAAGCTAGCTTCCCCGCGCTGGATGAGTCCGTGCGCATCTCGGCGAAGGAGCTGGAGCTGTCGGCCAGCCTCGTCGAGAGCTTCGCCAGTGACTTCGAGCCGGAGGACTTCTCCGACGAGTACCAGCAGGAGCTGCGCACCCTCATCGAGGCGAAGCTCGAGAAGGGTGACGCTCTCGACACCTCGGAGACGTTCGGCGAGGTGGAGGAGTCCGACACCGGCGGCGAGGTCATCGACCTGATGGCGGCCCTGCGCGCGAGCGTGGAGCGCTCGCGGGCGGCACGGGGCGGCTCGGGGAGCGCCGACGCCGACGCCGCGGCGCCTGAGAAGTCCGACGACGCGCCGGCTGCCAAGAAGGCGCCCGCCAAGAAGGCAACCGCGAAGAAGGCGCCCGCCAAGGCGGCGGCCTCACAGAGCGCACCCGCGAAGAAAGCGCCCGCGAAGAAGGCACCGGCGAAGAAGAAGGCCAGTTAG
- a CDS encoding formate/nitrite transporter family protein, whose product MLTIEQALAVQRDAAVHKAHGLRAPARFVVSGMLAGAYLGIGVILMVSTAGPLTAAGSGAGKLVGGLVFAAALTLVVFAGGELVTSSMMTLTQGVAMRAVRPARAAAALGVTFVANLGGAALFAAAVAGAGLLHSSSGAERMLTDMLTAKSAELPHELFLRGILCNVLVCLAIWMCARLTSDGPKIAVIAFAILAFVASGYEHVVANMTTYALGLMTGVDAATWAGFGGNMLWVGAGNLIGGAVVVGLGYWFVGGSPRGADASVVEDEGASVMAESGSRSPH is encoded by the coding sequence ATGCTGACCATCGAGCAGGCACTCGCCGTACAGCGCGACGCCGCCGTGCACAAGGCGCACGGACTCCGTGCGCCGGCGCGGTTCGTGGTCTCCGGCATGCTCGCCGGAGCATATCTCGGCATCGGCGTCATCCTCATGGTGAGCACCGCCGGCCCCCTCACCGCCGCCGGCTCCGGCGCCGGCAAGCTCGTCGGCGGGCTCGTGTTCGCCGCCGCCCTGACCCTGGTGGTCTTCGCCGGCGGCGAGCTCGTGACCTCCAGCATGATGACCCTCACCCAGGGCGTCGCAATGCGCGCGGTCCGGCCCGCGCGGGCCGCCGCAGCTTTGGGCGTCACCTTCGTCGCCAACCTGGGCGGCGCCGCCCTCTTCGCCGCCGCGGTCGCGGGTGCCGGGCTGCTGCACTCCAGCTCGGGCGCCGAGAGAATGCTGACCGACATGCTGACCGCGAAGTCCGCGGAGCTGCCGCACGAGCTGTTCCTTCGCGGCATCCTCTGCAACGTGCTGGTGTGTCTGGCGATCTGGATGTGCGCGCGCCTCACCTCCGACGGGCCGAAGATCGCCGTGATCGCGTTCGCGATCCTCGCCTTCGTGGCCTCGGGATACGAGCACGTGGTCGCCAACATGACGACTTACGCACTGGGACTCATGACCGGCGTCGACGCCGCGACATGGGCCGGCTTCGGCGGCAACATGCTCTGGGTGGGCGCCGGCAACCTGATCGGCGGCGCCGTGGTCGTCGGCCTCGGGTACTGGTTCGTCGGGGGCTCGCCACGTGGCGCTGATGCCTCCGTCGTCGAGGACGAGGGTGCGTCCGTCATGGCCGAGAGCGGGTCCCGGTCCCCCCACTAG
- a CDS encoding DedA family protein: MLETALHAPTALIPWLDPATIITNSQPWALLVVCFIVFAETGLLVGFLLPGDTLLIMAGLLSHSTEIAPDGVFGISPWWVALLIGLSAFVGGEAGYFIGHKGGPAVFERKESGVFSRRNVERTNAFFERYGGLTIILARFVPIVRTFAPVAAGVGHMPWRRYSLYNLIGAILWGFGLTMIGYGIGFIPFVGDFVSEYIDVILLVAVAGTMVFIIWHYFAERRKVAQEKAAGDDGVTDAAEAEELVLDQDTFQNDIDDDPEGPSAARS; the protein is encoded by the coding sequence GTGCTCGAGACCGCACTGCACGCACCGACCGCGCTGATCCCGTGGCTGGACCCCGCCACGATCATCACGAACTCGCAGCCGTGGGCGCTGCTGGTGGTGTGCTTCATCGTCTTCGCAGAGACCGGGTTGCTCGTCGGCTTCCTGCTGCCCGGCGACACGCTGCTCATCATGGCGGGCCTGCTGTCCCACTCGACGGAGATCGCGCCCGACGGCGTCTTCGGCATCAGCCCGTGGTGGGTGGCCCTGCTCATCGGGCTCTCCGCCTTCGTCGGCGGTGAGGCCGGGTACTTCATCGGCCACAAGGGCGGGCCGGCGGTGTTCGAGCGCAAGGAATCGGGCGTCTTCAGCCGCCGCAACGTCGAGCGCACCAACGCGTTCTTCGAGCGCTACGGCGGACTGACGATCATCCTCGCCCGCTTCGTTCCCATCGTGCGCACCTTCGCCCCGGTCGCTGCGGGCGTCGGGCACATGCCCTGGCGCCGCTATTCGCTGTACAACCTCATCGGCGCGATCCTGTGGGGCTTCGGACTGACGATGATCGGCTACGGCATCGGGTTCATCCCCTTCGTCGGCGACTTCGTGTCGGAGTACATCGACGTGATCCTGCTCGTCGCGGTGGCGGGCACCATGGTCTTCATCATCTGGCACTACTTCGCCGAGCGCCGCAAGGTCGCGCAGGAGAAGGCCGCCGGCGACGACGGCGTGACGGATGCCGCCGAGGCCGAGGAGCTGGTCCTGGACCAGGACACGTTCCAGAACGACATCGACGACGACCCCGAAGGTCCCTCGGCGGCGCGCAGCTAA
- a CDS encoding ATP-dependent DNA ligase, giving the protein MAGEGQLIRIDGRRLRVTNLDKVLYPATGTTKGEVIDYVTRIAPLMIPHVAGRPVTRKRWPEGVDAPSFFAKDLERGAPDWVRRMPIDHSTGAKDYPLVGDRPTLVYLAQVASLELHVPQWRFGPDGERGNPDRLVLDLDPGPGAGLAECAEVARTLREILTGMGLEPYPVTSGSKGIHLYAALPGTQSSEQIASVARELARAVEADQPDLVVSQMAKAQRPGKVLIDWSQNNGAKTTIAPYSLRGREQPMVAAPRTWEELDDPDLRHLLFGEVLARASTIGDPLAPLGFHADGRASSDGPLAAYIAKRTAGVTPEPVPGNALGGRAASGLPRFVIQEHHASRLHWDLRLERDGVLVSWAVPKGVPETPSRNHLAVMTEDHPLEYATFEGEIPRGEYGAGTMTIWDAGVYDLEKWRDDEVIFTAHGRPGGRLGDVRLALIRTDGAGEKSTWLLHRMKGDAAPPRDSADGPSISHVSSGSHSRLGAPRRAPSDTASTSASSQAADSAPDPAPAPAPDARVSGNSHAETRNTPQRPGSDPSDARPMLATSATPARAHDAARTWGDRAWAELKWDGIRALGIWDGSELQLRGRNGTDITARYPELTAEAAAVFGDTPITVDGEIVALDDTGRPSFSLLQNRMHLTGSRDIAREAQRTPTAWYLFDVIALDGADIAHLPLAERRRLLEELPTAPPRIDIPPVFDDLDTALTTARRHRLEGVVLKNPQSIYRRGQRTEQWLKVKLTSTQEVVIGAIRPGKGGRHGSIGSLLLGIPDGEGLRYVGRVGSGFSDRTLARLTETLTPLRTDENPFIGIPRADASDALWVRPDVVGEVEFAEFTPGGTLRHARWRGLRPDKSPSEVTREG; this is encoded by the coding sequence ATGGCAGGTGAGGGGCAGCTGATCCGCATCGACGGTCGCCGGCTGCGGGTGACGAACCTCGACAAGGTGCTGTACCCGGCCACGGGCACCACCAAGGGCGAGGTCATCGACTACGTCACGCGCATCGCGCCCCTGATGATCCCGCACGTGGCGGGCCGCCCCGTCACCCGCAAGCGCTGGCCCGAAGGCGTCGATGCCCCGTCGTTCTTCGCGAAGGACCTCGAGCGCGGCGCCCCGGACTGGGTCAGGCGGATGCCGATCGACCATTCCACGGGCGCCAAGGACTACCCGTTGGTCGGCGATCGCCCGACGCTGGTCTACCTCGCGCAGGTGGCGAGCCTCGAGCTGCACGTACCGCAGTGGCGGTTCGGGCCGGACGGCGAGCGCGGGAATCCCGACCGTCTGGTGCTGGATCTCGACCCCGGCCCTGGCGCTGGTCTGGCGGAGTGCGCCGAGGTGGCGCGCACGCTGCGGGAGATCCTCACCGGTATGGGACTGGAGCCGTATCCGGTCACGAGCGGCAGCAAAGGCATCCACCTGTACGCAGCGCTGCCGGGCACGCAGTCCAGCGAGCAGATCGCCTCGGTGGCGCGGGAACTGGCACGAGCCGTCGAGGCGGATCAGCCCGATCTCGTGGTCAGCCAGATGGCGAAGGCGCAACGCCCCGGCAAGGTGCTCATCGACTGGAGCCAGAACAACGGCGCGAAGACCACGATCGCCCCGTATTCGTTGCGCGGGCGTGAGCAGCCGATGGTGGCGGCGCCGCGCACGTGGGAGGAGCTCGATGACCCCGACCTGCGGCATCTGCTCTTCGGCGAGGTGCTGGCGCGGGCCTCGACGATTGGCGACCCGCTTGCGCCGCTGGGATTCCACGCCGACGGGCGCGCGTCGTCCGACGGCCCCCTGGCCGCTTACATCGCCAAGCGCACGGCTGGTGTGACGCCCGAGCCGGTGCCGGGCAATGCGCTGGGCGGGCGCGCGGCATCCGGACTCCCCCGGTTCGTCATCCAGGAGCACCACGCCTCGCGCCTGCACTGGGACCTGCGGCTGGAGCGCGACGGCGTGCTGGTCAGCTGGGCCGTGCCCAAGGGCGTGCCCGAGACTCCCTCGCGCAACCACCTCGCCGTCATGACGGAGGACCACCCCCTCGAATACGCGACCTTCGAGGGCGAGATCCCGCGCGGGGAGTATGGCGCCGGCACGATGACCATCTGGGATGCGGGTGTCTACGACCTGGAGAAATGGCGCGACGACGAGGTCATCTTCACCGCGCACGGCCGCCCCGGAGGTCGGCTGGGAGATGTGCGCCTCGCTCTCATCCGCACCGACGGCGCCGGCGAGAAGTCGACGTGGCTCCTGCACCGCATGAAAGGGGATGCCGCTCCGCCGCGCGATTCTGCGGACGGTCCCTCGATTTCGCATGTGAGTTCCGGTTCACACAGCCGCCTCGGTGCCCCGCGCCGGGCCCCCTCCGATACAGCCTCGACCTCGGCCTCGTCGCAGGCCGCGGACTCGGCCCCGGACCCGGCCCCGGCCCCGGCCCCGGACGCCCGTGTGAGCGGGAACTCACATGCGGAAACGAGGAACACTCCGCAGCGGCCGGGAAGCGACCCGTCGGACGCGCGCCCCATGCTGGCCACGTCCGCGACGCCGGCTCGCGCGCACGACGCCGCCCGCACCTGGGGAGACCGCGCCTGGGCAGAGCTGAAGTGGGACGGCATCCGGGCACTCGGCATCTGGGACGGCTCCGAGCTGCAGCTGCGCGGCCGCAACGGCACCGACATCACCGCCCGCTACCCCGAGCTCACGGCCGAGGCCGCGGCGGTCTTCGGCGACACCCCGATCACCGTCGACGGCGAGATCGTCGCCCTCGACGACACCGGGCGGCCGAGCTTCAGCCTGCTGCAGAACCGCATGCACCTCACCGGCTCCCGCGACATCGCGCGCGAAGCACAGCGCACGCCGACCGCCTGGTACCTGTTCGACGTGATCGCCCTCGACGGCGCCGACATCGCGCACCTGCCGCTCGCCGAGCGCCGCCGGCTGCTCGAGGAGCTGCCCACCGCGCCACCGCGCATCGACATCCCCCCGGTGTTCGACGATCTCGACACAGCACTCACCACGGCGCGCCGGCATCGCCTCGAGGGGGTCGTCCTGAAGAACCCGCAATCCATCTACCGCCGCGGCCAGCGCACCGAGCAGTGGCTCAAGGTGAAGCTCACGAGCACGCAGGAGGTCGTCATCGGCGCCATCCGACCCGGCAAGGGCGGGCGGCACGGATCGATCGGGTCGCTGCTCCTCGGCATCCCCGACGGAGAGGGGCTGCGATACGTGGGCCGCGTCGGGTCGGGATTCAGTGACCGCACGCTCGCGCGCCTCACGGAGACGCTCACACCGCTGCGCACCGACGAGAACCCGTTCATCGGCATCCCCCGCGCCGATGCCTCCGACGCCCTCTGGGTGCGTCCCGACGTCGTCGGAGAGGTCGAGTTCGCCGAGTTCACCCCCGGCGGCACGCTGCGGCACGCCCGCTGGCGGGGCCTGCGGCCCGACAAGTCACCGTCCGAGGTCACGCGCGAGGGGTGA